Genomic window (Zingiber officinale cultivar Zhangliang chromosome 2B, Zo_v1.1, whole genome shotgun sequence):
CAATGGTTTCTAAGATCTTGtccataaaaaataatacaaatacaaattcaaaactcATAATTATGTTCCATAAACCACAAGCTTCCCCATGTATTGTACCATTTGGTCCATTTTCACTGAGATTTCCAAGGATCTTACAAGTTGTTGCATACATGTCTATCAAGTTTCTAACAGAATCATAATAAGAGCTACAACGAGTAGCATGGGGTATATGTAATGTACCAATTTGATTAGCTCCTGTGCCAGACTCACAATCACCAATAGCCAACATATATGCAATCTCTTCTTGTTGAGCAAATTATAAATCACTAAGATGTTTAGGAGATGAGGTGACAAAGTTTACAATGAAAGTCAAATAAGAAAAGAATTGTCAAATAGAAGACATATCCTTAGCAACTGCAACCAATGTTAGCTGTAAATGATGAGCAAAATAATGTACATAATAGGCATATGGACAATCTCTAAGAAATAACACTTGAAGCACATTCCATTCACCACTCATATTACTTGCACCATCATACCCTTGTCCCCCTCTTGTTGTGGTTTTGAATATTGTGTTGAACAAAGATGTCAAAAATTGATTTCTTAAGGTTTGTCGATGTTGTGTCCTCAACACTCAAAATCTCAAAGAACGTTCCAccaaaaaatcaaaattattaataaatttgaaaataaggGTCATTTGCTCTTTTTTAGATTCATCTTGAGcttcatcaacaagaatacaaaacTTGACATCTCCCAATTCATCTCGAATCATTGTTCTCACTTTATTAGCAAGAATATGCAATATTTCCTTTTGAATTTGCGAAGAAGTTATTTAGCATTTTGCGGAGCATTATGTAACACAACTTTTACAATTTCATCATTTAAATGTACTTGAAATTTCAACAATTCAATAAAATTTCCATGATTTAAGGAACTCTCTGATTCATCATGACCTCTAAAAGAACATACTTGAGTTGCAAGTCATAATAAACCTTCAATTGTTACCTTTAGACGCAAcctattttttataatttcttcCGTAGATTGAGCATTTATCACTTTGTCAATATTTTGCTTTGGTTTCATTAAatcctaaacacatatcacacatCTATTATGTGATGAAGACAATGAACCAACATGAATAAGAAATGCACATTTTTCTCCATCATTAACTCTCTTCCAACTGTTAAACCCTTCAGAAACAAGTGCAGAACGAGCCATTAGATTACTTGTATTCTCAAAAAGAAAGCATAGAAAACAATATGCTTTGTCCGTTGAAGGTGAATATTCTAGCCAAGGAAATTGTttaaaccaaacatattgaaatcgaTGGTTTTGCTTTCCAATTTTTGTTCTTGGATACTTAGCAAGTTTGGGTTGATAAGGCCTTGCTTTAATATATGCTCTTCTAATTCATCCCACTCATTAACAGAATATTCACAAATCAATTTTCGTAATCCTGGATCTCGTTCAATAGAAGAAATATCaaattcttcttttctttattctatTGGCCTAGATACAGGCGACTGTAAATCAGAAGTAGAGGATCCAACTATTGGTCTAAGAGGTATATCATATTGCAATTGATTATCATATTCAAATTAATCATCTCTTTTCCTAAAAAATGACAGTAATGTTTTTGAGTTTTTATTTGAAAGTTGTTGGTGTTCCATTGATAACCTAAGGGAAAAAATAActacaaattaattatttataactTAAGAACAAAAAACAACTAACCAATCAATTATAACAAACTCAAACACaataataaatcaatttataatATCACAACATTCCTTAGTATTGGAATCATAATTTtcagataatttaaaattttaaataatttcaaataaaatcacaactaaaaatctaaaattacttGTGATTTGTCACTTCAAGATGAAGAGAAGTCCATTGCCTACCCGTAAAATCTAATGCTATGCTAAAACTTGAAATGCCtgcaatcaaaaataaaaataaaggatttaaaaggggaACAAATGTGGGAATTTAGAAGTAATCTTAGCACTTAAACTCATCCATAGAAATAAAACTTgttaaaaatatttcctttttttttattattgaatttGAGTTTCTAATTGTCgtttaaatggtttaaaattgtAGTGGCAAAAGCAGGACTTGACTAATTGGCTAAAAATTCAACTACAGCAATCACAATTTCACaaaccattaaaaaaaaatagaaattgttGCAGAACACGAGATGCTCAATTCATTTTTTTTGTCTTTGTCCTCTTATTTTGATTGATTTGgagagaggaaaaaaaagagagattctTAGGCGAAATTGATGAAATGATGGATTTTAACGAAGGACGAAGAAGACGTAGATAGAAATTACCACTTACTAGTGTTTGAAAGTTAAAAAGGTATTGCAAGAGGCTGAGCAAAGAGAATCGACAGTTGAAGAAGGAGATGATGCACTAAAAGAGGAGGGTGGCGAAAAAATCCCTGGGTTACACGCTTGCAATGGGCATGTGTTCACCTGCACTGGGCGATGAAAAAAAATAGGGACTAGGGTGTTAAAAATTACTGAGTTGCACTGGGCTGGAGCCAAGTCCAGCCCAGTACTAGCTACGCCCTTGATTCTGGGTTAAGCGGGTTTGGCTGGTTAACCCACaagttcattaaaaaaaataaatataaaaaattagaatttttaagtTTGAGTTGCAGATTAGATGACCAACACATGAGCCTATTAAATTTTTTCAcattaaattttagaaaaaaaaattcctgGACTAAGTCTCCAAGCCTGCCATAGGTCGGCCATCTGAAATTGTAACTCGGACATGTTGActcatttaagtttatttttaaatagaGGGATAAAATttcaatctaatttatttaaattatttaattggaTGAATCAATTTAACAGAGTAACCAAATTTGACGGTAAACATGCCATATAAAAGTGATAAAAGTTGccttattttcatttcttttcaaaaCTAGAACTAGGAATCGGATTCGGATTTTTCTGGTTCCAAGTAAGATCCATTATTACCTAAAGGTACTAGAGAGAGCGTACTACGCTATCTAACAATACGCCGCGAGACATTCGAACGAATTAGGGCACGCATCAGAACGAAGCCTGTATAACGAGCCCGCTCTGCGGAAGCCGTACTCGGTGCGGCGGCGGCGGAGCTACGATGAGTCGCGGGGCTAGCGGTGCCGGAGCGGCGGTGAAgggtgccaagaagaagggttCGACCTTCGTGATCGATTGCGCAAAGCCGGTTGAGGATAAAATTATGGATATCGCCTCGCTGGAGAAGTTTCTCCAGGAACGGATCAAGGTTTCAGGCGGTAAGGCCGGCGCTCTGGGCGACTCCGTAACAGTCACTAGGGACAAGAGCAAGATCACTGTGACCTCAGAGGGCCCCTTCTCAAAGAGGTAGttactttttcttcttctccttggaaTCTATTTAATCCGTtatttttccctttttgtttaaaattttcccgTCCTATGATAATCTTTCACTTTAATTTCCATTCTGCGGAGATCTGTCTTTTGGTGTTTTAGGTTAAAATTGCACTTACGCTGCATTGGTGAATAAACATATTCATTTGTATTAGTTTATCATCATTTGTGGCTGGAATTTGAGTAATTATTGTTTCAATATTCACTTTTAAGGCACTTTGCACCGGGTTCTCAAGAAAAAGGTATGTTTTTGCGCGTGAATAATGGGGCTGCACAACGCTCGATATATTATATTTTGTAGGTTGGACTCCTTATTTTGAGGCAGTGTTCATCTTAAATTTGTTTTGTTTTAGATAGTTTGGAGGTCCATACTATTCATCTTAGAAAGCCATTTGCTGCAGTGTTCATCTTAAATTTGTCTTGTTTTAGATAGTTTGGAGGTCAATACTATTCATCTTAGAAAGCCATTTGCTGCAGGGATTG
Coding sequences:
- the LOC122045452 gene encoding 60S ribosomal protein L22-2-like, encoding MSRGASGAGAAVKGAKKKGSTFVIDCAKPVEDKIMDIASLEKFLQERIKVSGGKAGALGDSVTVTRDKSKITVTSEGPFSKRYLKYLTKKFLKKHNVRDWLRVIASNKDRSVYELRYFNIAENEGDEED